Proteins co-encoded in one Populus trichocarpa isolate Nisqually-1 chromosome 10, P.trichocarpa_v4.1, whole genome shotgun sequence genomic window:
- the LOC18102731 gene encoding phenolic glucoside malonyltransferase 1 gives MAPPNSVKILELCQVAPACSSTNPSNTEFTLPLTFIDIIWLKFPPAESIFFYELTESSPTVFKSIILPKLKKSLSHALVNFLPLAGNLIWPQDSPKPIILCTPNDAVSLTIAESSAEFGRLSSNEIREAIESRPYIPELCISDTKASVLALQITLFPNKGFSISFVTHHAVLDGKTTAMFIKAWVYICKHQELEKNDQPPLLPDELIPSFDRSVIKDVARVETAHLNYWSVMNELVLKSDRRSLKVLPNMGESGPSDLVRATFGLSREDIKFLRKKVQSQFDSILKEEQNHPKQMHLSTFVLTCAYTLASMMKAIGDGSKKVYFLFTVDLRSRSLDPPIPNNYFGNCIAGQHVAAEARFFMEENGVAMIAERFSEIIKGMEIRGFFEGAKERLVDLASLEPGTHCLGVAGSTRFDFYRSDFGWGEPKKVEIASIDRTSSISLLESRDGITGGVEIGLVLKRHEMETFASLFVNGLKDY, from the coding sequence ATGGCACCACCCAATTCTGTGAAAATTCTGGAGCTCTGCCAGGTTGCCCCAGCCTGCAGCTCAACTAATCCTTCAAACACCGAGTTCACTCTCCCCCTCACTTTCATAGATATCATTTGGCTCAAATTTCCTCCAGCCGAGagcattttcttttatgaactCACCGAGTCAAGTCCTACTGTTTTCAAATCAATTATCCttccaaaactcaaaaaatCACTCTCTCATGCGCTAGTCAATTTTCTTCCACTAGCTGGCAATCTCATATGGCCTCAAGATTCTCCTAAACCCATAATCTTATGCACTCCAAATGATGCAGTTTCACTAACCATTGCCGAGTCCAGTGCAGAATTCGGTCGTCTCTCGAGCAATGAAATTCGTGAAGCTATCGAGTCACGTCCTTACATACCCGAGCTGTGTATATCTGACACTAAGGCTTCAGTTCTTGCTTTGCAAATAACATTGTTTCCTAATAAAGGGTTTAGCATAAGCTTCGTTACCCACCATGCAGTTCTTGATGGGAAAACTACGGCCATGTTCATTAAGGCATGGGTTTATATATGCAAACACcaagaacttgaaaaaaatgatcaacCACCCTTGTTGCCTGATGAGTTAATCCCTTCTTTTGATAGGTCAGTTATCAAAGATGTAGCTAGGGTTGAGACGGCACACTTGAATTACTGGTCAGTAATGAACGAGTTGGTTCTGAAGTCCGATCGTAGAAGTTTGAAGGTGTTGCCAAACATGGGAGAGTCAGGGCCATCCGACTTAGTTCGAGCCACCTTTGGGTTGTCTCGTGAAGACATAAAGTTCCTAAGGAAAAAAGTGCAGTCCCAGTTCGATAGCATCCTCAAAGAAGAGCAAAACCATCCGAAACAAATGCATTTGTCGACCTTTGTGCTCACATGTGCTTACACTTTAGCTTCCATGATGAAAGCAATAGGGGATGGTAGTAAAAAAGTTTACTTCTTGTTCACTGTCGATTTGAGGAGCCGATCACTGGACCCTCCAATTCCAAACAATTATTTTGGTAACTGTATTGCTGGCCAACACGTTGCCGCTGAAGCAAGATTTTTTATGGAAGAAAATGGGGTTGCCATGATAGCAGAGAGGTTTAGTGAAATTATAAAAGGAATGGAGATCAGGGGATTTTTTGAAGGAGCTAAGGAGAGGCTAGTTGACCTGGCTTCTTTAGAACCAGGAACACATTGCCTTGGGGTTGCTGGATCGACCCGTTTTGATTTTTACAGGTCAGATTTCGGTTGGGGAGAGCCCAAGAAGGTGGAGATTGCATCCATAGACAGGACAAGCTCTATTTCTCTGTTAGAGAGCAGAGATGGAATAACAGGAGGTGTTGAGATTGGTCTGGTTTTAAAGAGGCATGAAATGGAGACTTTTGCTTCTCTATTTGTTAATGGCCTAAAAGATTATTAA